A DNA window from Rhizobium jaguaris contains the following coding sequences:
- a CDS encoding DMT family transporter produces MPRTKNTQGALYMAAAMAGFSCSDALSKSVIAVMNAGEIIFLRGLLTSIFVYLLARNMDALRSWKVILQPMIALRVVCEAIAAATYITALGMMPIANASAILQALPLAVTLGAALFLKEPVGWRRWTAIVVGFVGVLIIIRPGPDGFTTAALLVVASMFATAARDLATRCVSKDVPSLMVTVCTAISISIFGALSIVPLGGWSPVSLASFSHILLASILVLVGYQSVIQAMRTGEISFVAPFRYLSLIWSALLGLLFFGEMPDAWTMIGSAIVIASGLYTFYRESKRQAAERVAQESEPRVPA; encoded by the coding sequence ATGCCGCGGACGAAGAATACGCAAGGCGCACTCTACATGGCCGCAGCAATGGCCGGTTTTTCCTGCAGCGATGCACTGTCCAAGTCGGTCATCGCCGTGATGAATGCCGGCGAGATCATATTTCTCCGCGGACTCCTTACCAGCATCTTCGTCTATCTGCTTGCCCGAAATATGGACGCCCTGCGCTCCTGGAAAGTCATCCTGCAGCCGATGATCGCGCTGCGCGTCGTCTGCGAGGCGATCGCGGCGGCAACCTACATCACCGCGCTCGGCATGATGCCGATCGCCAACGCCTCCGCCATCCTGCAGGCATTACCGCTCGCCGTCACTCTCGGCGCGGCCTTGTTCCTGAAAGAGCCGGTCGGCTGGCGACGCTGGACGGCGATCGTCGTCGGTTTTGTCGGGGTGCTCATCATCATCCGCCCCGGCCCCGATGGCTTCACGACGGCTGCCCTACTCGTGGTCGCCAGCATGTTCGCCACCGCCGCCCGGGATCTGGCGACGCGCTGCGTCAGCAAGGATGTGCCGTCGCTTATGGTGACGGTATGCACCGCGATCTCCATCTCCATTTTCGGCGCCCTGTCGATCGTTCCGCTCGGCGGCTGGTCGCCGGTCAGCCTTGCCTCTTTCTCGCACATCCTGCTCGCATCGATCCTGGTGCTGGTCGGCTATCAATCGGTGATCCAGGCGATGCGTACGGGCGAGATCTCCTTCGTCGCACCGTTTCGCTATCTAAGCCTCATCTGGTCAGCATTGCTCGGCCTGCTATTCTTCGGCGAGATGCCGGATGCCTGGACCATGATCGGCTCCGCCATTGTCATCGCCTCCGGTCTCTATACATTCTACCGCGAGAGCAAACGGCAAGCGGCCGAGCGCGTCGCCCAGGAATCAGAGCCGCGTGTGCCCGCCTAA
- the mobA gene encoding molybdenum cofactor guanylyltransferase MobA produces MPGFIIDPADIPPYLLAGGRSSRMGANKAFALLGGERLLTRIAARIGQQQKIPVALNADSDWPDTVGLRLVPDIIPGKLGPLAGVLTAIRDATVKHPHASHIVTVPIDSPFFPSDLVGRLAQAIVSRDEIAIAASLSRDHPVFGLWPVSIADDLEIWLLKDDKRRVRDFLARHTVRTVDFATIQTLIGPLDPFFNINTPDDLIAAERWLAALEQTP; encoded by the coding sequence ATGCCCGGCTTCATCATCGATCCCGCCGACATCCCGCCCTATCTGCTCGCCGGGGGCCGTTCCAGCCGCATGGGCGCGAACAAAGCGTTTGCGCTGCTCGGCGGAGAAAGGCTCCTGACGCGCATTGCAGCTCGCATCGGACAACAGCAGAAAATACCGGTCGCGCTGAATGCGGATAGCGACTGGCCGGATACGGTAGGGCTGCGGCTAGTTCCCGACATCATCCCCGGCAAGCTCGGTCCGCTTGCAGGCGTGCTCACCGCCATACGCGATGCGACGGTGAAGCACCCGCATGCATCCCATATCGTCACCGTGCCGATCGACAGTCCGTTTTTTCCTTCCGATCTGGTCGGCCGACTGGCTCAAGCGATCGTAAGCCGAGACGAAATCGCCATTGCCGCATCGCTCAGCCGCGATCATCCGGTGTTCGGCCTCTGGCCTGTCTCCATCGCCGACGATCTCGAAATCTGGCTTCTCAAGGATGACAAGCGACGCGTCAGGGATTTTCTCGCACGCCATACTGTCCGTACGGTCGATTTTGCCACGATCCAAACGCTGATCGGCCCCCTTGATCCCTTCTTCAACATCAACACGCCAGACGACCTGATTGCCGCAGAGAGATGGCTCGCGGCGTTGGAGCAGACACCATGA
- the mobB gene encoding molybdopterin-guanine dinucleotide biosynthesis protein B, whose translation MTTKRPKIFGIAGWKNSGKTGLTVRLVTEFTRRGYRISTIKHAHHDFDIDKVGADSFRHREAGAHEVTIVSSTRYAIMHELRDEPEPSFEEILARLTPCDLILIEGYKREQIPKIEARRLEAANREPLAPQDPHIVAIAADHPVEDAGALPVFDLDDTLAIADFIAATVGLGVAAK comes from the coding sequence ATGACGACGAAACGACCCAAAATCTTCGGCATCGCCGGCTGGAAGAATTCCGGCAAGACCGGGCTTACGGTGCGGCTCGTTACCGAATTCACCCGGCGCGGCTACAGGATTTCGACCATCAAGCATGCACATCATGACTTCGACATCGACAAGGTCGGCGCCGACAGTTTTCGCCACCGCGAAGCCGGAGCGCATGAAGTCACCATTGTCTCCAGCACGCGCTACGCCATCATGCACGAGCTGCGCGACGAGCCGGAACCGAGCTTCGAGGAAATCCTGGCACGGCTCACGCCTTGCGACCTCATCCTGATCGAAGGCTATAAGCGCGAACAGATCCCGAAGATCGAAGCCCGCCGCTTGGAGGCTGCCAACCGCGAGCCTTTGGCGCCGCAAGACCCGCACATCGTCGCCATCGCCGCCGACCATCCGGTAGAAGATGCCGGCGCGCTGCCCGTCTTCGATCTCGACGACACCCTCGCGATCGCCGATTTCATCGCTGCGACGGTTGGACTTGGCGTAGCGGCAAAATGA
- a CDS encoding OmpA family protein translates to MGKRSRLFASAAFPLLSLSLAFEPAAATALREQAVAPLSSDAAKSVAVNGNASFEVAQEQAAPDGQSEEELKKRKKPGGAEQGEPQGQKHEAAPAQQGGGEPQRKMKEAQQAVEPQVAPETQPQGQPELKKHQRQPSESAAPAQQPAEQQPAPAQKQAPAAQQSQSQQAQPEAPAQPELKKHQKQQSQPAAPAQQPAEQQTAPAQKQAPAVQQSQTQQAQPEAPAQPELKKHQKQQSEPAVPAQQPAEQQPVPAQKQAPAAQQSQSQQAQPGTPAQPELKKHQQPQGQPAAPAQQPAEQQAAPAQQQPSTQQAEPGKQQKPKLLPNEQQGGQQPAANTAQQPVQKSEPQAQPQNQAAPQIGKQQQPNVGTAAPAQGNATQAPANGAVQQGAQTAAPAGGQVSPQELERRKKVAENPAASNETVILPVQNGAAVLDSDKDAARRGFRQGGQAAGGQGGQAQTGQAPTAQGQNVQVQQQPAYTKPPTSDAEAQRAVSGQQQQPVRMEAITSEQGRRLDRRPDFAPPEGVAVQPNSNQGGRVILNIDNTYVVRHDDSERFVRDGERPIYEQLPRDRYRETIDRPDGDRIVTVRNRYGDVIQRSRIDARGREYVLFYSPELEDQPDRDDYFRDPGDDLPPMRLRIPVNQYIIDTGTDREANYYDFLREPPVEPVERVYSLNEVRYSARIRDKVRRIDLDTITFATGSAEIPMSQASTLRGVADAMNKIIKKDPTETFLIEGHTDAVGTPQSNLVLSDQRAESVANVLTDVYGIPPENLATQGYGEQYLKVNTQGPEQENRRVTIRRVTALVRPVASTQ, encoded by the coding sequence ATGGGAAAGCGATCCAGACTATTTGCCAGCGCAGCATTTCCACTGCTGTCCTTATCGCTGGCATTCGAGCCGGCCGCTGCCACAGCGCTGCGCGAGCAGGCCGTCGCACCATTGAGCAGTGATGCCGCCAAATCAGTCGCCGTCAACGGCAATGCAAGTTTCGAAGTTGCGCAGGAGCAGGCGGCTCCGGATGGGCAGTCCGAAGAGGAACTGAAAAAGCGCAAGAAGCCAGGTGGTGCAGAACAGGGTGAGCCGCAGGGCCAGAAGCATGAGGCCGCACCAGCGCAGCAGGGCGGAGGCGAGCCGCAGCGCAAGATGAAGGAGGCCCAGCAGGCCGTCGAGCCGCAGGTGGCGCCTGAAACCCAGCCGCAGGGTCAACCCGAACTAAAGAAACACCAGAGGCAGCCGAGCGAATCGGCGGCACCGGCGCAGCAGCCGGCTGAACAGCAGCCTGCACCTGCCCAGAAACAGGCGCCGGCCGCGCAACAGTCTCAGAGCCAGCAGGCTCAGCCGGAGGCCCCAGCCCAACCCGAGCTGAAGAAACACCAGAAGCAGCAGAGCCAACCGGCAGCACCGGCGCAGCAACCGGCGGAACAGCAGACTGCACCTGCTCAGAAACAGGCGCCAGCCGTGCAACAGTCTCAGACCCAACAGGCTCAGCCGGAGGCTCCAGCCCAGCCCGAGCTGAAGAAACACCAGAAGCAGCAGAGCGAACCAGCAGTACCGGCGCAGCAACCGGCTGAACAGCAGCCTGTACCCGCCCAGAAACAAGCGCCGGCCGCACAGCAGTCTCAGAGCCAGCAGGCGCAGCCGGGGACTCCAGCCCAGCCCGAGCTGAAGAAACACCAGCAGCCACAGGGCCAACCGGCAGCACCGGCACAGCAACCCGCAGAGCAGCAGGCAGCGCCTGCTCAACAACAACCTTCGACCCAGCAGGCCGAGCCTGGCAAGCAGCAGAAACCCAAGCTGTTGCCGAATGAACAGCAGGGCGGGCAGCAGCCCGCGGCCAATACCGCGCAGCAGCCGGTCCAGAAAAGCGAGCCTCAGGCTCAGCCGCAGAACCAGGCGGCTCCGCAGATCGGCAAACAACAGCAGCCGAATGTAGGAACCGCCGCTCCTGCCCAGGGCAATGCGACACAGGCGCCCGCCAATGGGGCTGTGCAGCAGGGTGCCCAAACAGCCGCTCCCGCCGGCGGGCAGGTTTCGCCGCAGGAATTGGAGCGCCGAAAGAAAGTCGCCGAAAATCCCGCTGCCAGCAACGAGACCGTTATTCTGCCGGTGCAGAACGGCGCTGCCGTGCTGGATAGCGACAAGGACGCAGCGCGGCGCGGCTTTCGTCAGGGCGGGCAGGCTGCCGGCGGCCAAGGGGGCCAGGCCCAGACTGGCCAAGCTCCGACCGCGCAAGGACAGAACGTTCAGGTACAACAGCAGCCGGCTTATACAAAGCCGCCGACGTCCGATGCCGAAGCGCAACGCGCGGTCAGCGGCCAGCAGCAACAGCCCGTGAGGATGGAAGCCATAACCAGCGAGCAGGGCCGTCGGCTCGACCGCCGACCGGATTTCGCGCCGCCGGAAGGCGTTGCGGTCCAGCCGAACAGCAATCAAGGCGGCCGTGTCATCCTGAATATCGACAACACCTACGTTGTCCGTCATGACGACAGCGAACGCTTCGTTCGCGACGGCGAACGTCCGATCTACGAGCAGCTTCCGCGCGACCGCTACCGCGAAACCATCGATCGTCCGGATGGCGATCGCATCGTCACCGTGCGTAACCGTTATGGCGACGTTATTCAGCGCTCGCGCATCGATGCGCGCGGCCGCGAATATGTGCTGTTCTATTCGCCGGAATTGGAGGATCAGCCGGACCGTGACGACTATTTCCGCGATCCCGGCGACGACTTGCCGCCGATGCGCCTGCGCATTCCGGTGAACCAGTACATCATCGACACCGGCACGGATCGTGAGGCGAATTACTACGACTTCCTGCGTGAACCGCCGGTCGAACCTGTGGAGCGGGTCTATTCACTGAACGAAGTGCGTTACTCCGCCCGCATCCGCGACAAAGTGCGCCGTATCGATCTCGATACGATCACTTTTGCGACGGGCAGTGCGGAAATCCCGATGTCGCAGGCGAGTACGCTGCGCGGCGTTGCCGACGCCATGAATAAGATCATCAAGAAAGACCCGACTGAGACCTTCCTGATCGAAGGCCATACGGATGCCGTCGGCACTCCGCAAAGCAATCTGGTTCTATCCGATCAGCGTGCCGAATCCGTCGCGAACGTGCTCACCGATGTTTACGGCATTCCACCGGAAAACCTGGCGACACAGGGGTACGGCGAGCAGTATCTCAAGGTGAATACGCAGGGGCCTGAGCAGGAGAACCGTCGCGTTACCATCCGCCGCGTCACGGCATTGGTGCGTCCGGTCGCTTCGACCCAGTAA